In one Phycisphaerae bacterium genomic region, the following are encoded:
- a CDS encoding endonuclease NucS: MEYNRNFSFYDAYDFLSQNGLSQESDEIKNSSDKFKSYTSTLKRAKIIVLVRGKKLLDEFCKSVWQSGLTDKGKSRIRFFENLVERFNAESVEDENEEEIAAEENEFAYENDLRNYLVRNLSVIEKGLKIYEAQDKTTGEEFFVPGTSRRIDILANDKDGNFVVIELKVSRGYEKVVGQTLYYQSMTKTHFNQQKVRAIIIGREITPELKAATQFLPDFELFEYQLSLTLNRIK; this comes from the coding sequence ATGGAATATAACAGGAATTTTTCTTTTTACGATGCGTATGATTTTCTTTCACAAAACGGGCTCTCGCAAGAAAGTGATGAAATAAAAAACTCATCAGATAAATTCAAATCTTATACAAGCACGCTAAAACGAGCAAAGATCATTGTTCTTGTCAGGGGCAAGAAACTACTTGACGAATTTTGCAAATCAGTTTGGCAATCCGGACTTACTGATAAGGGGAAGAGCAGAATTAGATTTTTTGAAAATCTTGTAGAAAGGTTTAATGCTGAGAGTGTAGAAGACGAGAATGAAGAAGAAATAGCAGCAGAAGAAAATGAGTTTGCTTATGAAAATGACCTTCGCAATTATCTTGTGAGAAATCTTTCGGTAATTGAGAAGGGACTCAAAATCTATGAAGCGCAAGACAAAACGACGGGAGAAGAATTTTTTGTTCCAGGCACATCACGAAGGATTGATATCTTGGCAAATGACAAGGATGGTAACTTTGTTGTAATTGAACTAAAAGTAAGCCGTGGTTATGAAAAAGTTGTCGGGCAGACTCTTTACTACCAATCAATGACAAAAACACATTTCAATCAACAAAAGGTTAGAGCAATAATTATTGGGAGAGAAATTACACCCGAGTTGAAAGCAGCAACGCAATTTTTGCCTGACTTTGAGTTATTTGAGTATCAACTTTCATTGACACTGAACAGAATAAAATGA